The proteins below come from a single Microtus ochrogaster isolate Prairie Vole_2 chromosome 8, MicOch1.0, whole genome shotgun sequence genomic window:
- the C8H11orf16 gene encoding uncharacterized protein C11orf16 homolog, producing the protein MQPSARPGLPLPKYCSVATAGKAPSPDDAVPPWGLSFTCPFATQASWLPTSCTLTRCGSCHPCSHTADTSWQGLNWLGRVGDAAGPWVLARREPEGFYYLAQIKAAPELERRGALVVEFEAPLVTGLKLPVQQRRVVFPEDVIQFSPSMPRSLQPGDKVLAPWEAEQQQYGPGTVLLGLKKQKGQKASKEEITVHFWNGKTTKVPLDRVRWVPPTVWKKAVERLQTPHTRGCHGPFLWAPHCSQLGPNTRCTTHRSPLDSSCPPCLSCACCQPLYQSCFCGCPLVGPSWWPLTRTSEATTRKLPESEPKPTAQLLPLQGPKEDAIAMFSYNMSSSSEEENSESHLETGLPQRQMVNRGVNTDPIIFEKPLQQCGPSQPEWRYWRRNGPEPPPGKRGMVYQGFDASFPDRG; encoded by the exons ATGCAGCCCTCAGCCAGGCCTGGGCTGCCTCTGCCCAAATACTGCAGTGTGGCCACAGCCGGGAAAGCCCCCAGCCCAGATGATGCGGTGCCACCCTGGGGCCTCTCCTTCACCTGTCCCTTTGCCACACAAGCATCCTGGCTGCCCACGAGCTGCACACTCACCAG GTGTGGTTCTTGTCACCCATGTTCCCACACTGCTGATACATCGTGGCAGGGGCTTAACTGGCTGGGAAGAGTCGGAGATGCTGCTGGCCCCTGGGTCCTGGCCAGGAGGGAACCGGAAGGCTTTTATTATCTGGCTCAGATAAAGGCTGCTCCAGAG CTGGAGAGGAGGGGGGCCCTGGTTGTGGAATTTGAGGCTCCCCTTGTCACAGGCCTAAAGCTGCCAGTCCAGCAACGGAGAGTGGTATTTCCAGAAGATGTCATTCAGTTCTCGCCATCCATGCCACGCTCACTGCAGCCTGGTGACAAGGTGCTGGCCCCCTGGGAAGCAGAGCAACAGCAGTACGGCCCCGGCACTGTTCTCTTGGGCTTGAAGAAGCAAAAAGGCCAGAAAG CATCTAAAGAAGAAATCACTGTTCACTTCTGGAACGGCAAGACAACTAAGGTGCCTCTAGACAGGGTCAGGTGGGTGCCCCCCACTGTGTGGAAGAAGGCCGTGGAGAGACTGCAAACACCTCACACCCGGGGCTGCCATGGTCCTTTCCTGTGGGCACCTCACTGTTCTCAGCTGGGACCTAACACTAGATGCACCACACACAGATCTCCTCTGGACTCCTCatgtcctccctgcctctcttgtGCCTGCTGCCAGCCTCTGTATCAGAGCTGTTTCTGTGGCTGTCCTTTGGTGGGGCCTAGCTGGTGGCCACTAACAAGGACCTCAGAGGCCACAACAAGAAAACTCCCAGAGTCAGAGCCGAAGCCCACAGCTCAGCTTCTGCCCCTACAAGGTCCTAAAGAAGACGCGATAGCAATGTTCAGCTACAATATGTCCTCCTCCTCTGAGGAAGAGAATTCAGAGAGTCATCTGGAGACGGGACTTCCGCAGAGACAGATGGTAAACAGAGGAGTTAACACTGATCCCATCATTTTTGAGAAGCCTCTGCAGCAGTGTGGCCCCAGTCAGCCTGAATGGAGGTACTGGAGGAGAAACGGGCCTGAGCCACCCCCTGGAAAACGGGGTATGGTATACCAGGGGTTTGATGCTAGCTTCCCAGACAGGGGCTAG
- the Ascl3 gene encoding achaete-scute homolog 3 gives MDNRSYSNPPDSLSVFSESAHLPLSRPFYLDPMVTVHLCPEAPVPPPYTNELPLLPFTGDTLIMDNYGDPYPFPFPMPYANYRRCDYAYGPAFIRKRNERERQRVKCVNEGYARLRRHLPGDYLEKRLSKVETLRAAIKYISYLQSLLYPDETEAGRNSRTTSCGPLDQSLRVI, from the coding sequence ATGGACAACAGAAGCTACTCCAACCCTCCAGACAGCCTCTCCGTCTTCTCTGAGTCTGCCCACTTGCCACTGTCCAGGCCCTTCTACCTGGACCCCATGGTCACTGTCCACCTGTGCCCCGAGGCCCCTGTGCCGCCCCCTTACACAAACGAGTTGCCTCTGCTGCCCTTTACCGGCGATACCCTGATCATGGACAATTATGGGGACCCgtaccccttccctttccccatgcCTTACGCCAACTACAGGCGCTGTGACTACGCCTACGGGCCTGCCTTCATCCGCAAGAGGAATGAGCGCGAGAGGCAGCGAGTCAAGTGTGTGAACGAAGGCTACGCGCGGCTGCGGCGACACCTGCCCGGGGACTACCTGGAGAAGCGACTCAGTAAAGTGGAGACCCTCCGAGCTGCCATCAAGTACATCAGCTATCTACAGTCTCTCTTGTACCCGGATGAGACTGAGGCTGGGAGGAACTCTCGGACCACCAGTTGTGGCCCCCTAGACCAGTCTCTGAGAGTCATTTGA